A genomic window from Xenorhabdus cabanillasii includes:
- a CDS encoding LysR family transcriptional regulator, translating to MDELRRIDLNLLLTLHALLTEKHVTRASLRLHKSQPAISHALAQLRTHFNDPLLIRRNGRMTLTTRSQALIQPLNDALGSLNSLLCTSEFDPSQAHRCFRLSLSDYAARLILPPLVRYVRKWAPGIDLAISQASRETMLAQLADGELDLALGIFPDAPEYIQVQELFPEEFVSLADKAVLPTKGELSLEEWLQRPHVMLALRPDANDEIEKTLTSLGLKRHIALALPHWSVAVELLPGTDLILTVASRILEPMCRYKTLRQFKPPFVLPEFTYQQAWHIRRERDAAHRWLRQAILTCSQSTKTIK from the coding sequence ATGGATGAACTTCGCAGAATCGACCTTAACCTGCTACTGACATTGCATGCTTTACTAACAGAGAAACATGTCACCCGAGCCTCTTTACGATTGCATAAGAGCCAACCAGCTATCAGCCACGCACTCGCACAGCTTCGAACACACTTCAATGACCCTTTATTGATACGACGTAATGGTCGAATGACCTTGACAACACGCTCCCAGGCGCTGATACAACCACTCAATGACGCCCTGGGCAGCCTAAACAGCTTGCTGTGCACATCTGAATTCGATCCATCGCAAGCCCATAGGTGTTTCCGGCTTTCCTTATCAGATTATGCGGCACGGCTCATACTCCCCCCGCTAGTACGGTATGTTCGCAAATGGGCACCAGGGATTGATCTTGCAATTAGCCAGGCAAGCAGGGAAACGATGCTCGCACAACTTGCAGATGGTGAACTTGATCTTGCTTTAGGGATCTTTCCTGACGCACCAGAATATATTCAGGTTCAGGAACTTTTTCCTGAAGAATTCGTCAGCCTGGCAGATAAAGCGGTGCTACCAACCAAAGGAGAATTGTCACTAGAGGAATGGCTACAACGTCCTCACGTGATGCTGGCCTTACGACCCGATGCGAATGATGAAATCGAAAAAACCTTAACATCATTAGGGCTAAAGCGTCATATCGCCTTAGCTTTACCTCACTGGAGTGTGGCGGTGGAGTTATTGCCTGGCACTGACCTCATTTTGACCGTTGCCAGCCGAATCTTAGAACCAATGTGTCGGTACAAGACACTACGACAATTCAAGCCGCCTTTTGTTCTTCCCGAATTTACATATCAGCAAGCCTGGCACATTAGGCGAGAAAGAGATGCAGCACATCGCTGGCTACGTCAAGCTATATTGACATGTAGCCAATCCACTAAAACTATTAAATGA